The nucleotide sequence GACCGGCGCGCAGATCTATGGCCAGTTGCATGTGTCCGCCGATTACCTGGACACGGATTCCCGTGGCAGCGCCCTGAACCTCTCCAGCAACGCCAGCCGGCTCGGCTTCCGGGGCAAATATGAAGTGCAGGAGCAGCTCACCGTGGTCTGGCAGGCAGAAACCACTCTGCGCGTGGACAGCCAGGGCGGCGACCTGATCGACCGCGACACCTTCCTCGGCCTGACCGGTGACTGGGGCCTGCTGCGCGTCGGCAAGTTCGACACGCCAATGAAGGTGCTGCGCAACCGCACCGACATTTTCCCGAACCAGATCGGCGACGCGCGCAACATCACCCGCAATCGCGTCGCCGCACCCGCCGGCCTGGCCAGCGGCCAGATCGGCTGGGACGAACGTTTCCGCAACAGCATCCACTACCGCACCCCGACGGTGGCCGGCCTGACCGCCAACGCGCAGTACTCCACCTCGCTCGACAGCGCCAGCAGCAACGACGCTGACGCCGGTTCCTGGAGCGCCTCCGTGGAGTGGCGGCTGGCTACCTTCTGGATCGCTGTCGCGCACGAAAACCAGACCTACACCGACGACGTGCTGCCCGAGTATGAGCGCCACGCCACTCGCGTCGCCGCCCTCTACGACATCGGCGACTTCCGCTTCAGTGCCCTGTACCAGAAAGCGGAAGACCCCGATGACGCCGCCTGGGGCGCCGGCGTGCGCTATCGCGTGACCGAAAAAGTGGCGCTGAAAACCCAGTACTACCATCTGGATGCCGACGCCGATGACAGCGACGCCGACCTGTACGCCCTCGGTGCCGACTATCAGGTGGCACCGAACCTGACCTTCTACGCAAACTACGCTGTGCTGGACAACGACACCTTCAGCAATCTGCGCCCCTACAGCCAGGCCCGCACCGCCGACCCGGCCAGCCTGGCCGGCAACTCGCCGAGCGGCTTTTCGCTGGGCACCGTCTTCAGCTTCTGATCCACCTGTCCGGGCCAGCCGGCCCGGGCATTCAGTGAAACCACCGCACCACGGTTTGACACAGTGCCGCAGCACACCCGATATTCAATCTGGAAATATCAAAATTAAATTCAATTCTTTTACAGCATAACAAACTCCCCGGCATGATGGCCTTTCGTTAACCGGAGGCCCTCATGCCGCTGCGCGAACTCACCGACTATTTCAACCGCGAAAACCTGAAGCGCTTTGGTGCGTTGCGCGGTGACGCAGCCCCGCTGGTGTCGCTCGGCGACAGCGGTGTCATCGGGCGCTTCGCAGACATTGTCCTGGGCAGCGTGTTCCAGCCGGTGTTTCACGCCGACTCGCTGCACCCGGCCGGCTTCGAGGCTCTGTTGCGCCCGGCACGCCAACAGCAGCCCCTGTCACCGGCCAGCGTGTTCCTGCTGCCGGCGGATGCCGACGAAGTGGTTTATCTGGACCGTCTGTGCCG is from Isoalcanivorax pacificus W11-5 and encodes:
- a CDS encoding porin, whose translation is MNRVLPLLLGAALLPAATQAQVTGAQIYGQLHVSADYLDTDSRGSALNLSSNASRLGFRGKYEVQEQLTVVWQAETTLRVDSQGGDLIDRDTFLGLTGDWGLLRVGKFDTPMKVLRNRTDIFPNQIGDARNITRNRVAAPAGLASGQIGWDERFRNSIHYRTPTVAGLTANAQYSTSLDSASSNDADAGSWSASVEWRLATFWIAVAHENQTYTDDVLPEYERHATRVAALYDIGDFRFSALYQKAEDPDDAAWGAGVRYRVTEKVALKTQYYHLDADADDSDADLYALGADYQVAPNLTFYANYAVLDNDTFSNLRPYSQARTADPASLAGNSPSGFSLGTVFSF